In one Desulfoferula mesophila genomic region, the following are encoded:
- a CDS encoding ATP-binding cassette domain-containing protein, with protein MNPASDKQDPALVLQGVSKGFHSGGRDVMALDNVSASVQRGIVTGLVGPDAAGKTTLMRLVAGLLLPDEGQITALGLDVRRAPLAVQSSLGYMPQRFGLYEDLTVQENLDLYADLQNLPMQERGDRYAQLMKLTGLAPFTGRLAGALSGGMKQKLGLACSLVQPKDLLLLDEPTVGVDPLSRRELWEIVYDLVQNQGMTVLLSTAYLDEAERCQDVILMHLGKLLDQGPPQKFTQTMAGRSFMVTAPDISKRQLQRKLNQAEPVLDALILGEGVRVVTKQAQEPTPEQLGGAPGELQVQEVPPRFEDSFVAMLREQGQEAAMPSQSVQQPCSEACDGPVIEVENLKRRFGDFMAVDGISFVVEHGEVLGLLGANGAGKSTTFRMLCGLLPPSEGRLLVAGHNLRKAAAQARQRIGYMAQRFSLYASLSVADNLRFFARVYGLNIKKRRERVRWALEEFELADLANANSGQLPLGYKQRLALAAALMHEPEILFLDEPTSGVDPLARREFWRRINTLAEQKVTVLVTTHFMEEAEYCDRVVIMDRGKVLAEGTPEQIKKARQTPEDPSPTLEEAFIALIEHNQEVLAKEQAA; from the coding sequence ATGAACCCGGCGAGCGACAAGCAAGACCCGGCCCTGGTGCTGCAGGGAGTCAGCAAGGGCTTCCATAGCGGCGGCCGGGACGTCATGGCCCTGGACAACGTCTCCGCTTCGGTGCAACGGGGCATCGTCACCGGCCTGGTCGGACCGGACGCGGCGGGCAAGACCACCCTCATGCGCCTGGTGGCCGGGCTGCTTCTGCCCGATGAGGGGCAAATCACGGCCCTAGGCCTGGACGTACGCCGCGCTCCCCTGGCAGTGCAGTCTTCCCTGGGCTACATGCCCCAGCGCTTCGGCTTGTACGAAGACCTCACGGTGCAGGAAAACCTGGACCTGTATGCGGACCTGCAAAACTTGCCCATGCAGGAGCGAGGCGATCGCTACGCCCAGCTCATGAAGCTCACCGGCCTGGCCCCTTTCACCGGGCGCCTGGCCGGGGCCCTGTCGGGGGGCATGAAACAAAAGCTGGGTCTGGCCTGCTCGCTGGTGCAACCCAAGGATCTGCTGCTCCTGGACGAGCCCACGGTGGGCGTGGACCCCTTGTCGCGCCGGGAGCTATGGGAGATCGTCTACGACCTGGTGCAAAACCAGGGCATGACCGTGCTGCTGTCCACCGCCTACCTGGACGAGGCCGAGCGCTGCCAGGACGTGATCCTCATGCACCTGGGCAAGCTCCTGGATCAAGGACCGCCCCAAAAATTCACCCAGACCATGGCCGGGCGCAGCTTCATGGTCACCGCGCCGGACATCAGCAAACGCCAACTCCAACGCAAGCTCAACCAGGCCGAACCCGTGCTGGACGCCCTTATCCTGGGCGAAGGCGTGCGGGTGGTGACCAAGCAGGCCCAAGAGCCCACCCCCGAACAGTTGGGCGGTGCACCGGGCGAGTTGCAGGTCCAGGAGGTTCCGCCGCGTTTTGAAGACAGCTTCGTGGCCATGCTGCGCGAGCAGGGCCAGGAGGCGGCCATGCCCTCCCAGAGCGTACAGCAGCCCTGCAGCGAGGCCTGCGACGGCCCGGTGATCGAGGTGGAAAACCTCAAACGGCGCTTCGGAGACTTCATGGCCGTGGACGGCATCAGCTTCGTGGTGGAGCACGGGGAGGTGCTGGGCCTGTTGGGGGCCAACGGCGCGGGCAAGTCCACCACCTTCCGCATGCTCTGCGGTTTGCTGCCGCCCAGCGAGGGGCGCCTGCTGGTGGCCGGACACAATCTGCGCAAGGCCGCGGCCCAGGCCCGGCAGCGAATCGGTTATATGGCCCAGCGCTTCAGCCTCTATGCCAGCCTTTCGGTGGCCGACAACCTGCGCTTTTTCGCCCGGGTGTATGGCCTGAATATCAAAAAGCGCCGCGAAAGGGTGCGCTGGGCCCTGGAAGAGTTTGAGCTGGCCGATTTGGCCAACGCCAATAGCGGCCAACTTCCCCTGGGCTATAAGCAACGGTTGGCTTTGGCCGCGGCCCTTATGCACGAGCCGGAGATCCTCTTTCTGGACGAGCCCACCTCCGGCGTGGACCCCTTGGCCCGGCGCGAGTTTTGGCGGCGCATCAACACGCTGGCCGAGCAAAAAGTGACCGTGTTGGTGACCACCCACTTCATGGAAGAGGCGGAGTATTGCGACCGGGTGGTGATCATGGATAGGGGCAAGGTGCTGGCCGAGGGAACCCCCGAGCAGATCAAAAAGGCCCGCCAAACCCCGGAAGATCCTTCGCCCACTCTGGAAGAGGCCTTCATCGCCCTCATCGAGCACAACCAGGAGGTTCTGGCCAAGGAGCAGGCGGCATGA
- a CDS encoding ABC transporter permease, with protein MSWGLPGWRRLRGLIRKETYQIIRDPSSIAIAFVLPAVLLFIFGYGVSLDAKNVPLALVVEQPSPATASLTGDFQDSAWFEPRHFSDIHTAQEALRHREVMGILWLRSNFTRELFSGGPAPIGLFLNGVDGNTARIVAGYVQGVWAKWLVRYAQEQGQALSLPVDVQQRIWFNPEVRSTNFLVPGLIAVIMTLIGALLTSMVVAREWERGTMEALLVTPVRLREILLGKLVPYFVLGMGGQILSVAMAVWLFEVPLRGSLAVLMGVSALFLLAALGMGLLISTVSHNQFVAGQLAILTTFLPAFILSGFIFDIGSMPGWVQAITHVIAARYFVSVLQSVFLAGDVWPVILVNSVALVIMAAMFMGLVRLRSRKRLE; from the coding sequence ATGAGCTGGGGCCTGCCAGGCTGGCGGCGCCTCAGGGGGCTGATCCGCAAAGAGACCTATCAGATCATCCGCGATCCCTCCAGCATCGCCATCGCTTTCGTGTTGCCGGCGGTGCTGCTTTTCATCTTCGGCTACGGCGTATCCCTGGACGCCAAAAACGTGCCCCTGGCCCTGGTGGTGGAACAGCCCAGCCCGGCCACGGCCAGCCTTACCGGTGATTTCCAAGACTCCGCGTGGTTTGAGCCCAGGCACTTCAGCGACATCCACACGGCCCAGGAGGCCCTGCGCCACCGGGAGGTGATGGGCATTCTCTGGCTTCGGAGCAATTTCACCCGGGAGCTTTTCAGCGGAGGCCCGGCGCCCATCGGGCTGTTCCTCAACGGAGTGGACGGCAACACCGCGCGCATCGTGGCCGGTTACGTGCAAGGAGTGTGGGCCAAGTGGCTGGTGCGCTACGCCCAGGAGCAGGGCCAGGCCCTGAGCCTGCCGGTGGACGTTCAGCAGCGCATCTGGTTCAACCCGGAGGTGCGCTCCACCAATTTCCTGGTGCCCGGGCTCATCGCGGTGATCATGACCCTCATCGGGGCCCTACTCACCTCCATGGTGGTGGCCCGGGAATGGGAGCGCGGCACCATGGAGGCCCTGCTGGTCACCCCGGTGCGCCTGCGGGAGATCCTCCTGGGCAAGCTGGTACCCTACTTCGTGTTGGGCATGGGAGGGCAGATTCTCTCGGTGGCCATGGCGGTGTGGCTCTTCGAGGTGCCGCTCAGGGGCAGCCTGGCGGTGCTCATGGGAGTGTCGGCCCTTTTCCTGCTGGCCGCCCTGGGCATGGGCCTGCTCATCTCCACCGTATCCCACAACCAGTTCGTGGCGGGCCAGTTGGCCATCTTGACCACCTTCCTGCCCGCCTTCATCCTCTCCGGCTTCATTTTTGATATCGGCAGCATGCCCGGATGGGTGCAAGCCATCACCCACGTTATCGCGGCCCGCTATTTCGTGTCGGTGCTGCAAAGCGTGTTTCTGGCGGGCGACGTGTGGCCGGTTATCCTGGTCAACTCCGTGGCCCTGGTAATCATGGCCGCCATGTTCATGGGTCTGGTACGCCTGCGCAGCCGCAAGCGGTTGGAGTGA
- a CDS encoding MarR family winged helix-turn-helix transcriptional regulator, whose translation MAKSSDIKSKDSIPGLPTAFDLENGVNLARNCVAYNLRRAARLVSQAYDQALKPIGLKVTQFSLLASFAMAPDSKISELADWLGMDRTTLSRNLRVLEKRGLIELTQGQDRREVNVRITEEGMRTFKKALPYWARAQKEVVGNIGQDSWSSLAKELRSLVAGLK comes from the coding sequence ATGGCAAAGTCATCCGACATAAAGAGCAAGGATTCCATTCCGGGCCTACCCACGGCATTTGATCTGGAAAACGGAGTTAACCTGGCACGCAACTGCGTGGCCTACAACCTGCGCCGCGCCGCTCGTTTGGTTTCCCAAGCCTATGACCAGGCCCTGAAGCCCATCGGCTTGAAGGTCACCCAATTCAGCCTGCTGGCTTCCTTTGCCATGGCCCCGGACAGCAAGATATCCGAACTGGCCGATTGGTTGGGCATGGATCGCACCACCTTGAGCCGCAACCTGCGGGTGCTGGAAAAACGGGGGCTGATCGAGCTGACCCAGGGCCAAGACCGGCGCGAGGTAAACGTGCGTATCACCGAAGAAGGCATGCGTACTTTCAAGAAGGCCCTGCCCTACTGGGCCCGGGCCCAAAAAGAAGTGGTGGGCAACATAGGTCAGGATAGCTGGTCCTCTCTGGCCAAGGAACTCCGGTCCCTGGTGGCCGGCTTGAAATAA
- a CDS encoding efflux RND transporter periplasmic adaptor subunit — protein sequence MPKLIKVLIVLVLVAGAAAGAYYHFYYEQERKPSDRLALYGNVDIRQVHLAFHANGRILHILVEEGDTVKKGQLVAELDPVRYEANLARAKAEVAAQDQVLARMLAGTRHQEIAEARARLAAAQATLRDQANLHRRNQGLYQRKAISSQTMDTIQAQYENAQQAVNQAQQSLDLALEGPRQEDIAAARAQLEALKAAQALAQRELVDTKLYAPENGVIQQRILQPGDMASPSVPAFTVALNNPVWVRAYLPETELGKVAPGMSADVSTDSFPGKTYKGWVGYISPTAEFTPKTVETTDLRTKLVYRVRVYVCNPRNELRLGMPVTVNIPLKQKADAHRGQSDPCSGS from the coding sequence ATGCCCAAGTTGATCAAAGTTCTCATTGTGCTGGTTCTGGTGGCGGGGGCGGCAGCGGGCGCTTACTACCACTTCTATTATGAGCAGGAACGCAAACCCAGCGACCGATTGGCCCTTTATGGCAACGTGGACATCCGCCAGGTTCACCTGGCGTTCCACGCCAACGGACGCATCTTGCACATTCTGGTGGAAGAAGGCGATACCGTCAAAAAGGGACAACTGGTGGCCGAGTTGGACCCGGTGCGCTACGAGGCCAACCTGGCCCGGGCCAAGGCCGAGGTAGCCGCCCAGGATCAGGTCTTGGCCCGCATGTTGGCCGGCACCAGGCACCAGGAGATCGCCGAGGCCAGGGCCCGCCTGGCCGCGGCCCAGGCCACCCTGCGCGACCAGGCCAACTTGCACCGGCGCAACCAGGGTCTCTATCAGCGCAAGGCCATTTCCTCGCAGACCATGGACACCATCCAGGCCCAGTATGAAAACGCCCAGCAAGCGGTAAACCAGGCCCAGCAGTCTCTGGACCTGGCCCTGGAAGGACCACGCCAGGAAGACATCGCCGCGGCGCGGGCCCAGTTGGAGGCTCTCAAGGCGGCCCAAGCCCTGGCCCAGCGCGAGTTGGTAGACACCAAGCTCTACGCCCCGGAAAACGGGGTGATCCAGCAGCGCATCCTGCAGCCCGGCGACATGGCCTCGCCCTCGGTGCCCGCCTTTACCGTGGCCCTGAACAATCCCGTCTGGGTGCGGGCCTACCTGCCCGAGACCGAGTTGGGCAAGGTGGCTCCGGGCATGAGCGCCGATGTAAGCACCGACAGCTTTCCCGGCAAGACCTACAAAGGCTGGGTCGGCTACATCTCTCCCACCGCAGAGTTCACCCCCAAGACGGTGGAGACCACCGACCTGAGAACCAAGCTGGTCTACCGGGTGAGGGTTTACGTGTGCAACCCCCGCAATGAGCTTCGCCTGGGCATGCCGGTGACCGTGAACATTCCTTTGAAGCAAAAAGCCGACGCCCACCGGGGGCAGAGCGACCCCTGCTCCGGCTCCTGA